Proteins from a single region of Apium graveolens cultivar Ventura chromosome 7, ASM990537v1, whole genome shotgun sequence:
- the LOC141671531 gene encoding transcription factor GTE12-like codes for MTVSDSLPKPRLKIKFSSKTTEVGKSGSCEASKQLWINENCAQNVSLSGNKETMRKESRKVAPHSSDSLKLFGSDNVKDSSPVQSSLKRGPSGVIDTVLNKRQKMDRSLKRYCGNILEALIKHPAATGFCEPVDPVKLNIPDYFSVISKPMDLGTVRTKLQNNMYFTVAEFKDDVKLTFSNAMLYNPSGNFFHNNAMTLDRIFNTKWKSLEVKLRRESLNREESCLASSGERKTTEMKHLCPRESPLTYGLAPMMSMSFEEKGKLTKAPGEAMTEKMTDNLKISYARPGNEEPTRKIRNSGCPGKVLYKGTVNGNRSTCGPVKTIASFNVVATRCRSCGSLKCECSPQKSVAYESSKKLPSERYTGQNCVASKMEHGSSFTSNTCKSDPESDVAVSALDEENNCSTPQPSSLDTTAASADGWTPAIDLQLSPKKALRAAMLKKRFADTILKAKQKTLLDHVDKVDPVNLRQEKEKLERQQQEVKARIEDQIRAANIASSLKAQEELRLRREREREAARIALQKMEKTVEIEDNMKVLKELEIVLFKARHGDRMGNIMERIGLFLKNDFMDYEEEEDGQFLQDWEEGQICN; via the exons ATGACTGTATCAGATAGTTTGCCGAAACCAAGGTTGAAGATCAAGTTTTCCTCTAAAACAACTGAAGTTGGAAAAAGCGGGTCTTGTGAAGCTAGCAAGCAGCTGTGGATAAACGAGAATTGTGCTCAGAATGTATCTCTTAGTGGGAACAAGGAAACCATGAGGAAGGAATCACGAAAAGTTGCTCCTCACTCTTCAGACAGCTTAAAATTGTTTGGTTCTGACAATGTAAAGGACAGCTCTCCAGTACAAAGCTCTCTGAAGCGTGGACCATCAGGGGTTATAGATACTGTTTTAAATAAAAGACAGAAGATGGATCGTAGTTTGAAGCGCTATTGTGGCAACATTCTGGAAGCACTGATTAAGCATCCCGCTGCTACTGGTTTTTGTGAACCGGTTGATCCTGTGAAGTTGAATATTCCTGATTATTTCTCAGTTATCTCCAAACCCATGGATCTGGGAACAGTGAGAACCAAATTGCAGAATAATATGTACTTCACTGTTGCGGAATTTAAGGACGATGTGAAGCTGACCTTCTCCAATGCCATGCTATATAACCCATCTGGAAACTTTTTTCACAATAATGCAATGACACTCGATAGAATCTTCAATACTAAATGGAAATCTCTGGAGGTTAAATTGAGACGTGAGAGCCTAAATCGCGAAGAGAGTTGCCTTGCAAGTTCTGGGGAAAGGAAAACCACAGAAATGAAGCATCTCTGCCCTAGAGAATCTCCTTTGACGTATGGATTAGCTCCTATGATGTCTATGTCTTTTGAAGAAAAGGGAAAGCTGACAAAAGCGCCTGGGGAAGCAATGACGGAAAAAATGACTGATAATCTGAAGATTTCATATGCAAGGCCTGGAAAT GAGGAACCCACAAGGAAAATTCGAAATAGCGGGTGCCCAGGAAAGGTCTTATATAAAG GCACAGTTAATGGAAATAGGAGTACTTGTGGTCCTGTTAAAACCATAGCCTCTTTTAATGTGGTTGCTACTAGATGCCGTTCCTGTGGCAGTTTGAAATGCGAGTGCAGCCCTCAGAAAAGTGTTGCATATGAATCCTCTAAGA AATTGCCTTCTGAAAGATATACCGGACAAAATTGTGTTGCTTCCAAAATG GAGCATGGAAGCAGTTTTACATCTAATACCTGTAAATCAGATCCAGAATCTGATG TTGCTGTAAGTGCATTGGATGAGGAAAATAACTGTTCTACTCCTCAACCATCTAGTCTTGATACAACGGCTGCTTCTGCCGACG GCTGGACTCCTGCTATTGATCTTCAGCTGTCTCCCAAGAAAGCCTTACGTGCTGCAATGCTAAAAAAACGCTTTGCTGACACTATATTAAAGGCGAAACAGAAGACCCTCCTTGATCAT GTTGATAAGGTAGATCCTGTAAATTTGCGGCAGGAAAAAGAAAAACTGGAGAGGCAACAGCAAGAGG TGAAAGCAAGAATCGAGGACCAAATCAGAGCTGCTAACATTGCCTCATCATTGAAGGCTCAGGAAGAACTGAGACTGCGACGGGAGAGAGAACGAGAGGCAGCTCGTATTGCACTACAGAAG ATGGAAAAGACAGTTGAGATAGAGGACAATATGAAGGTGTTGAAGGAACTTGAGATAGTTCTCTTCAAAGCGAGACACGGAGATCGAATGGGAAATATTATGGAACGTATTGGCCTCTTCTTAAAGAACGATTTCATGGATTACGAAGAGGAGGAAGATGGACAATTTCTGCAAGACTGGGAGGAGGGACAAATATGCAACTAG